The Xenopus laevis strain J_2021 chromosome 5L, Xenopus_laevis_v10.1, whole genome shotgun sequence genome has a segment encoding these proteins:
- the LOC121393828 gene encoding uncharacterized protein LOC121393828: MSQLGNEHKGTTTTFAYSNHEIERILGQGENIALNLGSSNKREPIEELLLLEKRILNLKLHRSTLAEYVRSNIIPRGLRVVNKPNLCTTIPLMNTRWQEISNKCSIDFMVLTIECLDVEVKELTEESLRVKAEVIDKLGATRVDAAMADHADTLTKLQTEITERKRRKFLRDRNDYDSGRVYSWKEERNRDRLNRRVEAPPLQTGNYQRSVEEPRKLNWQRDLRERYGGNSRLPRYTSKQYYNSLTLDSSAYTSTEDEESIPSKADHYFLGARPKEGPGAIGKKNPRYPIERDAYPQRYRNNSNNQRRNYN; the protein is encoded by the coding sequence ATGTCACAGCTGGGAAATGAGCATAAAGGAACAACCACCACGTTTGCATATAGCAATCATGAAATCGAACGTATCTTGGGACAAGGTGAAAACATAGCCTTAAACTTGGGGAGCTCGAATAAGAGGGAACCCATCGAGGAGCTATTGCTCCTGGAGAAAAGGATTTTAAATCTAAAACTGCACCGGTCAACTTTGGCTGAATATGTCCGCTCGAATATTATACCAAGAGGGTTGCGAGTGGTTAATAAACCAAACCTGTGCACTACTATCCCACTGATGAATACAAGGTGGCAAGAAATCAGCAATAAATGTTCTATTGACTTTATGGTGCTTACAATTGAATGCCTAGATGTGGAGGTGAAAGAGTTAACAGAGGAGTCTCTGAGAGTTAAAGCTGAAGTGATTGACAAGCTGGGAGCAACGAGAGTTGATGCTGCTATGGCAGATCACGCTGATACTCTGACCAAGTTACAGACGGAGATAACAGAGAGAAAAAGGCGTAAGTTCTTACGAGACCGCAATGATTATGATAGCGGTCGTGTTTATTCCTGGAAAGAGGAGCGTAACAGGGACCGCCTAAACAGAAGAGTGGAAGCCCCGCCCCTACAAACAGGAAACTACCAAAGAAGTGTGGAAGAGCCGAGGAAACTTAACTGGCAGAGAGACCTTAGGGAACGCTATGGAGGGAATTCCAGACTACCTCGTTATACATCTAAGCAGTATTACAACTCTTTAACTTTAGATTCCTCGGCATATACAAGCACTGAGGACGAGGAATCGATTCCCAGCAAAGCTGACCATTATTTTTTAGGCGCACGCCCAAAGGAAGGGCCTGGAGCAATAGGGAAGAAAAATCCACGCTACCCGATAGAGAGAGACGCCTATCCTCAGCGGTATCGAAACAACAGCAACAACCAGAGGAG